The Brassica oleracea var. oleracea cultivar TO1000 chromosome C6, BOL, whole genome shotgun sequence genomic interval TTATTGACACAACAAACAAACAAATCTTCCTTCGTAACTTCTCAGCCTAATTAAACAACAGCTGGAAAATCTCTTTAACATTTCTTTGTTTCTTGGCCAAAACAGAGATGTGGTGAGACAGGGAGACATAGAATGATATTACTTTGAGTTCTTATCATCTGAACAAGGCTTGAAGTTCTTCAAGCGTTTTCCCTTTGGTCTCAGGAACCCATAGAGTTACAAACACCACTGTGAATGCACAAACCACAGCGTATAGAGTGAAAGTTCCTGTCCAACATTAACCAAAACCCCATTAAAGAAAAATGATCCCATCATGGCGACAGAGAGAGAAGAGTCAAAGAGAGAAACCTCCACTGCTCCAGGCTAAGAGCAAGTTTGCAGTCATGGTGATCAACCAAGAGAAGAACCAATTTGCTAAAGTGGCTATACTTCCAGCTAAACCCTTTATGTTCACAGGAAGGATCTGTTTACCACAACAACAACAGAGGGAGTTTAATAAAGTTTTTTTCGCTTTTCGGTTCTTACAACACTTAGTTCTAAGTTTTAATACCTCAGACATAATGAGCCATGGAATTGGTCCCATTCCTAACGAGAAAGAAACAACCATTGCCTGTAATGATTCAACAGAGTTAAAACAAATATAACAGCTCATTGCATATCAAGAAAGTTTCAATACATAGCAACTTACCACTACTCCAACTACTGACAAGATGCTCAGCATACTGTACATGTCTGAATCATGAGACACAAATCCCTAAACAAGACATGTAATAACTCAAAAACGTTGTTGCAGAAGTTTAAAAAATGATGTTTAGGGAAGTTACAAAACTCAAAAACTACCTTAAGGTAGAAAGCAGCTGCAACGATTACTAAACTGATCGTCATCCCAACCGACGAGATCTACAAAACATTTCCATTTTGCCTTATTAGTTACTCTTGGACATGTCCTGAATCCTAAAGAAATGACACTAATGAGTACTCACGGTAAGCAGAAGCCGACGACCTGCTTTGTCCACCAACCATGTTGATATTGCAGTCGCCACTACTTGAATAGCACCGACCCCAAATGTTGCTGCATTACTTGATGTAACTCCTACAAACGAAAAATGGTTGAAGCTATGTAATAATCTGAAACAAGAAACGTCCTGTCTTCTTAGAGGAAGTGACTTACCTGCAGATTCAAAGATTGTACTGGAATAGAATAAAACGCCATTGATCCCACCGAGTTGTTGAAGTACAAGCAACCCTATACCAACCTGTTACACACACAAAAACAGTTTTAAGATAATGTTTCTTTATGGTAGAGAAAGCATATTCAATGTTGTGTACCATAAGTGGGAAATAGTATCTCCTCCGCTTGAGATCAACAAACCGAACTGTAGATGATCTCTTTGTAGATGACGCCACTGATCTCTGCAGAAGATATGAAAAAAGAATAAGCGTTTTAAAATCATTTATATACCTTTAAAGAAGGAAAAGATTCTGAGTTGTAATATTATTACCTTGATCTCATTAACCTCAACGGTGATATCAGTCTCAAACCCTCTGAGAACTTGTAATGAAGTTTCAAAATCATCAGTCATACCCATTTTCGCCTACAAAATTAAAGAATCATCCCATAAGAGTGGATTAACCAAAATATGAACTTGACTCGAGAAAAATATATTAACTTACAAGCCAGCGAGGGGATTCAGGAATGAAGAAGAGTCCCGGTATCAATACTATGCATGGCAATGTCCCTAAGGATAAAGACAAGAGAGAAAGTGATTAGCTCATGTGGATGAATCATTAATCAGGAAAATGGTTTCAGGCTTACCCAAAACCGCAAGAATCCTCCATGGCACAAAGAGGCCAAGTAAATAAGCCAGCATTATTCCAATTGTCACAGAAAGCTACATGCATATAGTTAACCAACATCTAATGTTTAGCATTAAGAATCTGTTGGCAAAATGAAAAAGAAGAATCAATCAGATAGGCAATATCAAACCTGGTTCACTGAACCTAGTCCTCCCCTCATATTCTGTGGAGCTATCTCAGCGATATACACAGGCACCTACAACCACAAACCAAGTTGGCATAAACCATAAGCAAAGCAAAAACTAGGTGAGTTCAGTATTTACCGTGTAAGAGATGATCCCAACACCAAAGCCTTCTAAAAGCCTTCCCATGTAAAGAAAAGAAGTATCCTACAAAAACCAGGATGAAGTAAAGTCAATCATAACATTTTCAGATCAAATAAAGAAACTAAAAAACAACAAAAGACTCACTTTAGCAAATGATATGCAAAGCCAGCCAATGATATTGGGAATTGCAGCAATCATCAGAGACTGTCCAAGACAAAACACACAACAAAAGGGTTTAAGTAAAGCAATGTCATTAGCTGGATCAAGATTCGAAATTAGACAAAGCTATACCCCTTTTCTTCCAATGTATTCTGCAATCTGACCACTGGCAATTGCACCAACCATAGCTCCCACATTGGATAGAGAACCAAACACAGAGTACTATAATACATGGAACAAGAGATCAAAGTCAGACAACGGTAAAAAAACAAACAGAGATTGGTTTACTATTATTACCTCAGATACAGTTAAACCGAGATCTTTAGTGATTGCAGCTTGTGTCGGAGAAGAATAACCACACTGAAACCCAAAAAAGATACAAATCAGTCAACAACTTTCTACAAATGGAAAAAAAAGAAAAAAGGTTGAGACTTTCATCGACTTACAGTGAAACCGAATTGAATAGGGCCAAGAGCAACGATCAGGACACAAGCAAGAACAGAGATTGAGCTGTCTCTGATGACTTGAGACGAACCCATCATGCTCGATTGTCTTGAGCCCATCCGGTACCAGCTTCCCGTGTGTATGAAAGGTCGTCGCAGATCATTCCTCGCCTCCTCTGTATCACTCATCTTTCTTATGTGTATCAAAAGCTTCAAGCTTTAGCCTCAAGGCAAGAAAGAAACCTACTTTTTGGACTTTTATGCTCGGTTTAGAGGATCTAGAAACTGGGTTTTTGATGACCAAGCTGCTTTGGATAAAAAGGGATTTTAAGAGACGCCGTCTTGTTATGAAAAAAATCGAAAAAGGAAGATAATTTGGGTGTAATGTAGTGATTAATTGCTGGTGAGACAAGAGGAGACTTGTTCTGATAGTTTTTTTTTTTTTTTTGAAGATCACAACAGGTTGCGTCGTCGCATAAACCAAATTTGGACAAAATTAAAGGTTTTTTTAGATAGTGTATAATTTATTTTTATATTTTTTGCTAAAACTAACAAATATTTAGACAAAATAAAAGATAACATTTCTTTGAATAATGTGTCATATGGTAAAGATAATTATTACACAATGTTTTTGGATGATGAATAATTTACTATGTAGATCTTTTGATAAAAACTAAAAACATACTATAGTCATCTGAATAGAATATGTTGCCAATAAATATGAATTATTTTATGGTGTTTTGGATAATTTATATCCATTTTTTTAATGACCACC includes:
- the LOC106300205 gene encoding sugar transporter ERD6-like 6 — protein: MSDTEEARNDLRRPFIHTGSWYRMGSRQSSMMGSSQVIRDSSISVLACVLIVALGPIQFGFTCGYSSPTQAAITKDLGLTVSEYSVFGSLSNVGAMVGAIASGQIAEYIGRKGSLMIAAIPNIIGWLCISFAKDTSFLYMGRLLEGFGVGIISYTVPVYIAEIAPQNMRGGLGSVNQLSVTIGIMLAYLLGLFVPWRILAVLGTLPCIVLIPGLFFIPESPRWLAKMGMTDDFETSLQVLRGFETDITVEVNEIKRSVASSTKRSSTVRFVDLKRRRYYFPLMVGIGLLVLQQLGGINGVLFYSSTIFESAGVTSSNAATFGVGAIQVVATAISTWLVDKAGRRLLLTISSVGMTISLVIVAAAFYLKGFVSHDSDMYSMLSILSVVGVVAMVVSFSLGMGPIPWLIMSEILPVNIKGLAGSIATLANWFFSWLITMTANLLLAWSSGGTFTLYAVVCAFTVVFVTLWVPETKGKTLEELQALFR